The following coding sequences are from one Lolium rigidum isolate FL_2022 chromosome 6, APGP_CSIRO_Lrig_0.1, whole genome shotgun sequence window:
- the LOC124660457 gene encoding transcription factor TCP20-like produces MDPKFPPPPPLNKTEPTTAATTTTTTSTTSEQQQQQLDREQYHQPQQEQQQHLQIQVHQPPPPPQDDGGGGKELQVAAAAAGDRRVLGPKRSSNKDRHTKVDGRGRRIRMPALCAARIFQLTRELGHKSDGETVQWLLQQAEPAIVAATGTGTIPASALSSVAPSLPSPTSALAGRPHHHHHMWAPPPGSAGFSHAGFMNSSGPGADGGVIGGIMQRMGLPAGIELPGGAAGGMGGHIGFAPMFASHAAAMPGLELGLSQEGHIGVLAAQSLGQYYHVGGAGASGHLQHSHQHHQHQQHQQPQPPEDGEEEREDGDSDEESGQ; encoded by the coding sequence tggaccCCAAGTTCCCCCCACCCCCACCGCTAAACAAAACGGAGCCCACCAccgcggcgaccaccaccaccaccacctccaccacctcggagcagcagcagcagcagctggatCGCGAGCAGTACCACCAACCGCAgcaagagcagcagcagcacctgcAAATCCAGGTccatcagccgccgccgccgccgcaggacgATGGAGGCGGAGGTAAGGAGCTGCaggtggcggcggctgccgcagGGGACCGGAGGGTGCTGGGGCCCAAGCGGAGCTCCAACAAGGACCGCCACACCAAGGTGGACGGCCGGGGGCGGCGGATCCGGATGCCGGCGCTCTGCGCGGCGCGGATCTTCCAGCTCACGCGCGAGCTCGGCCACAAGTCCGACGGCGAGACCGTCCAGTGGCTGCTGCAGCAGGCGGAGCCGGCCATCGTCGCCGCCACGGGGACCGGCACCATACCGGCCTCCGCGCTCTCCTCCGTCGCGCCCTCGCTCCCGTCGCCCACCTCCGCGCTCGCGGGCCGgccccaccaccatcaccacatgTGGGCCCCGCCGCCGGGGTCCGCGGGCTTCTCGCACGCCGGCTTCATGAACTCCTCCGGCCCCGGCGCCGACGGCGGGGTCATCGGCGGGATCATGCAGCGGATGGGGCTCCCCGCCGGGATCGAGCTGCCGGGCGGCGCCGCGGGCGGCATGGGCGGCCACATCGGCTTCGCGCCCATGTTCGCCAGCCACGCCGCGGCCATGCCGGGGCTCGAGCTCGGCCTGTCGCAGGAAGGCCACATCGGCGTGCTCGCCGCGCAGTCGCTCGGCCAGTATTACCACGTAGGCGGCGCAGGTGCCAGCGGCCACCTGCAGCACTCTCACCAGCATCACCAACACCAACAGCACCAGCAGCCGCAACCGCCGGAGGACGGGGAGGAGGAACGCGAGGATGGCgactccgacgaggagtccgGGCAGTAG